A region from the Desulfovermiculus halophilus DSM 18834 genome encodes:
- a CDS encoding 3-isopropylmalate dehydratase small subunit, protein MLLTGKIHKFKDNIDTDQIIATEHCNSSDPQVLKQYCLAAAKPEFWQIVDNGDMIFGGKNFGCGSSREHAPLAIKGCGISLVVAESFARIFFRNCINIGLPIMICPQAVQAAQNNDKAQVDLGKGEITVGNRRFQAQPFPQFMQGIIQSGGLLEYISQQNEQGGTG, encoded by the coding sequence ATGTTGCTGACCGGAAAAATACATAAATTCAAAGATAATATCGATACCGACCAGATCATAGCCACAGAGCACTGCAACTCCAGTGATCCCCAAGTGCTCAAGCAGTATTGTCTGGCAGCAGCAAAGCCGGAATTTTGGCAAATCGTAGACAACGGGGACATGATTTTCGGGGGGAAAAATTTCGGCTGCGGGTCCTCCCGGGAGCATGCTCCCCTGGCCATTAAGGGGTGCGGGATATCCCTTGTTGTTGCCGAGAGCTTCGCCCGCATATTTTTTCGAAACTGTATCAACATCGGCCTGCCCATAATGATCTGTCCTCAGGCGGTTCAAGCAGCACAAAACAACGATAAGGCCCAGGTGGATCTGGGCAAGGGGGAGATAACCGTCGGCAATCGCAGGTTTCAGGCCCAGCCTTTTCCGCAGTTCATGCAGGGAATCATCCAGTCGGGAGGGTTGTTGGAATATATTTCACAGCAAAATGAACAAGGAGGCACCGGATGA
- a CDS encoding TRAP transporter permease: MLHSTRQHSESQRCFTADVFFGRLLLLLMLGFLLYQLWYIYAIPYETMTHSIIHLGLAISVVLVAHMKASKRTGATIALAGMCIGTMLSTVYLFTHYSVILSNPSYPPLMALVAASVVTIFCFILVKWSFGLFLPVFVGLGIAYVLFGHLLPGDLSAPSTSLRRAITLLAADVTSPWGSYGSLLELSANYLFLFIAFGAILNAFGGLKFVVQLGNLAANVLKSGPAAIAVISSAFLGSVTGSSAANITVTGSFTIPMMKKAGYTPHQAAAIEAAASNGGQFLPPIMGATVFVMAAYTGIPYVDIMAAALIPALIYFVVLLIYAELNAVKIGIRKESYTTDLKQLVIDAPRFVVPFTFLVVLLLMGFSLMKVIYWSIIVVVAVGLVYNLKKETRISWNEVQNKISSGIITASNVAVILALIGVVVASIEITGLSLKLSMIFAELAGSNIFLLLVLTMVASLILGTGLPTPAAYVIVATVLSPLLVRAGVPLLQSHLFPLYFAVISHLTPPVGVGLILANNLAGADFWKTAREVFKAAFVVVFLPFFFVYSPEILMDYDSFFTFIAVVSAVMVAFFTFSIFINNQFAVKLIAVEKIIILTSTAFSLLFIVYDSLIYYFLCIILGFIPLYINVKRHSNRKLSSANPT, from the coding sequence ATGTTACATTCTACAAGGCAACATTCTGAATCTCAACGATGTTTCACTGCTGATGTTTTTTTCGGCAGGCTGCTGTTGTTGCTTATGTTGGGTTTCCTTTTGTACCAGCTGTGGTATATCTATGCGATTCCTTATGAAACCATGACCCATTCGATCATTCATCTGGGGTTGGCAATTTCCGTGGTTCTAGTTGCACACATGAAGGCATCCAAGCGAACGGGGGCAACAATTGCCCTTGCAGGCATGTGCATAGGAACAATGCTTTCAACGGTCTATCTCTTTACTCACTATTCAGTAATTTTGTCCAATCCAAGCTATCCGCCGCTTATGGCTTTAGTCGCCGCCAGCGTGGTCACGATATTTTGTTTTATCCTGGTCAAGTGGTCTTTTGGCCTGTTTCTGCCCGTCTTTGTCGGCCTGGGCATTGCCTATGTCCTCTTTGGCCACCTTCTGCCCGGAGACCTTTCCGCCCCTTCAACCTCCTTACGCAGGGCGATTACCCTGCTGGCAGCGGATGTTACCTCTCCCTGGGGGTCCTATGGCAGCCTTCTGGAGTTGAGTGCAAACTATCTCTTTTTGTTCATTGCCTTTGGGGCCATCTTAAATGCTTTCGGCGGGCTGAAATTTGTGGTGCAATTGGGCAATCTGGCCGCGAATGTATTGAAAAGCGGCCCGGCGGCCATTGCGGTCATCAGCAGCGCCTTTCTCGGATCAGTGACCGGAAGTTCTGCGGCGAACATCACGGTCACCGGATCATTCACCATCCCAATGATGAAAAAAGCGGGATATACTCCGCACCAGGCGGCGGCCATTGAAGCGGCAGCCTCAAACGGGGGCCAGTTTCTGCCCCCCATTATGGGGGCAACGGTCTTTGTCATGGCCGCCTATACCGGAATTCCCTATGTGGATATCATGGCCGCGGCTTTGATCCCAGCCCTCATATATTTCGTTGTCCTCTTGATATATGCGGAACTCAATGCCGTAAAGATCGGTATCCGCAAAGAATCCTATACCACAGATCTCAAACAGCTCGTGATTGATGCCCCACGGTTTGTAGTCCCGTTTACCTTCTTGGTTGTCCTGCTCTTGATGGGCTTTTCACTTATGAAGGTCATATATTGGAGCATCATTGTCGTTGTCGCTGTGGGTCTTGTGTATAATCTAAAAAAAGAAACACGTATCAGCTGGAACGAGGTGCAGAACAAAATTAGCAGTGGGATCATAACTGCCTCGAATGTTGCGGTTATTCTGGCCCTGATTGGGGTTGTGGTCGCCTCGATTGAAATTACCGGCCTGTCCCTCAAGTTGAGCATGATCTTTGCCGAGCTGGCGGGAAGCAATATCTTTCTTCTCCTGGTGCTGACCATGGTGGCCAGTCTGATTCTGGGTACAGGACTGCCGACCCCGGCGGCATATGTGATAGTGGCCACTGTCCTGTCGCCCCTTTTGGTCAGGGCAGGTGTGCCCTTGCTGCAAAGTCACCTTTTTCCCCTGTATTTTGCCGTCATATCCCACTTGACTCCTCCGGTCGGGGTTGGGCTCATCCTGGCCAACAATCTGGCGGGAGCGGATTTCTGGAAAACCGCCCGGGAAGTCTTCAAGGCTGCATTTGTTGTGGTCTTTTTGCCGTTTTTCTTTGTCTATTCGCCTGAAATTTTAATGGATTACGATTCATTTTTCACTTTCATCGCCGTGGTCTCTGCGGTTATGGTAGCTTTTTTTACATTTTCGATATTTATCAATAATCAATTTGCTGTGAAACTTATTGCTGTTGAAAAAATAATTATTTTGACTTCCACAGCATTCAGTCTCCTTTTTATCGTATATGACAGCTTGATTTATTATTTCTTGTGCATCATTCTTGGATTTATACCGCTGTATATAAATGTAAAAAGGCATTCAAACAGGAAATTATCTTCTGCAAACCCAACATAG
- a CDS encoding 3-isopropylmalate dehydratase large subunit, with protein sequence MSLTFAEKVISAQAGEEKRAGEFVFAPVSKIMANELSGYVSIKQFAKYGFEKVFDPDRIILVPSHNVPNKDVVTAEHAQTLRRFAREQHIFHYYELGQMGIEHALLPEKRLILPGDLVVGGDSHTCTYGALGAFSVGMGSTDIAAAMATGKVWLRVPETIRVECTGELQPFVTAKDLVLWLISTLGVDGSLYQTLEMTGPAVSGLDMEARLTMCNMAVEAGAKTGVICVDQTTREFYSEYGIGEEQYAVFHSDPEAACSAHIHLDVQELTPVVAAPYSPDNVKPVKDLSAAEKVPVDQVVIGSCTNGRIQDLRQAAYILGRNKVAPGVRVIVIPATQNIYLQAVREGLIEQFIEAGAVVSTPTCGPCAGLHSGVLAAGEVAVSTTNRNFVGRMGHPGSKVYLASPYVAAATAVKGEIACPTEVVTCC encoded by the coding sequence ATGTCCCTCACTTTTGCTGAAAAAGTAATTTCTGCTCAGGCGGGAGAGGAAAAAAGAGCCGGAGAGTTTGTCTTTGCCCCGGTCAGCAAGATTATGGCCAATGAGCTCTCCGGGTACGTGTCCATCAAGCAGTTTGCAAAATATGGATTTGAAAAGGTGTTTGATCCGGACAGAATTATTCTGGTTCCAAGCCATAATGTTCCAAATAAAGACGTGGTTACAGCTGAACATGCCCAAACGTTGAGGCGTTTTGCCCGCGAACAGCATATTTTCCACTATTACGAACTGGGGCAGATGGGCATAGAACACGCGCTGCTGCCTGAAAAGCGGCTCATTCTGCCCGGTGATCTTGTTGTCGGAGGTGACTCCCATACATGCACCTATGGGGCCTTGGGAGCATTTTCCGTGGGCATGGGCTCTACAGACATTGCCGCGGCCATGGCCACCGGCAAAGTATGGCTTCGGGTCCCGGAGACGATCCGGGTGGAGTGCACCGGCGAGTTGCAGCCGTTTGTGACGGCCAAGGACCTGGTCTTGTGGCTGATCAGCACCCTGGGCGTGGATGGATCTTTGTATCAGACCCTGGAAATGACCGGCCCGGCAGTTTCCGGGCTGGATATGGAGGCCCGGCTGACCATGTGCAACATGGCGGTTGAGGCTGGAGCAAAAACCGGGGTCATTTGTGTGGATCAAACGACGCGGGAGTTCTATAGTGAATATGGAATAGGCGAGGAGCAGTATGCAGTCTTTCACAGCGACCCGGAGGCCGCCTGCTCGGCACACATTCATCTCGATGTTCAGGAGCTGACCCCGGTTGTGGCTGCTCCTTACAGCCCGGACAATGTCAAACCGGTCAAGGATCTCTCGGCTGCAGAAAAAGTCCCGGTGGATCAAGTGGTCATCGGATCATGTACCAACGGCAGAATACAAGATCTGCGTCAGGCGGCGTATATCCTGGGCCGGAACAAAGTGGCCCCGGGGGTGCGGGTGATTGTTATCCCGGCCACCCAGAACATCTACCTCCAGGCTGTCCGGGAAGGGCTTATTGAGCAGTTCATTGAGGCGGGGGCGGTTGTGTCCACCCCAACCTGCGGACCGTGCGCCGGGCTGCATTCCGGGGTGCTGGCAGCCGGTGAGGTGGCTGTTTCCACTACCAATCGGAACTTTGTGGGCCGCATGGGCCATCCGGGGTCAAAAGTCTACCTGGCCAGCCCGTATGTGGCGGCGGCCACTGCTGTCAAGGGAGAGATCGCTTGTCCAACGGAGGTTGTGACATGTTGCTGA
- a CDS encoding isocitrate lyase/phosphoenolpyruvate mutase family protein, translating into MNKKNSQFRKMLASREIIVAPGVYSALPAMIAENAGFQAVYMSGYTTAAVLLGVPDIGLITMAEMAENAGRINDAVSVPVVADCDNGYGNALNVMRSVRAYEKAGVSAIQLEDQIFPKKCGHMAGKEVISAEEMVGKIHAARDAREDPDLVIIARTDARTVVGFDEAVRRSNMYAEAGADIVFLESPTSEDEMRQIPRLVNAPVMANMVEAGKSPLFTNQQLEEMGYSLVIWPGSSAWSTAKAVSKTMHELRERGTTEGLVQDEMISWEGFNTLMKVPEYLETSKKYQR; encoded by the coding sequence ATGAACAAAAAAAACAGTCAATTCAGAAAAATGCTCGCCAGCAGGGAGATCATTGTCGCCCCGGGGGTGTATTCGGCCCTGCCGGCCATGATCGCTGAAAACGCAGGGTTCCAGGCAGTGTACATGAGTGGATACACGACAGCGGCTGTGCTGCTCGGCGTGCCAGACATTGGACTGATTACAATGGCCGAGATGGCCGAGAATGCAGGCCGCATAAATGACGCCGTCAGCGTGCCGGTTGTTGCCGATTGCGACAACGGCTACGGCAATGCCCTGAATGTGATGCGTTCAGTGCGAGCCTATGAGAAGGCGGGGGTATCCGCAATTCAGCTCGAAGATCAAATCTTTCCCAAAAAATGCGGGCACATGGCCGGAAAGGAGGTGATCAGCGCCGAGGAAATGGTAGGCAAGATTCATGCGGCGCGTGATGCCAGGGAGGACCCGGATTTGGTTATTATTGCCCGGACCGATGCCAGAACAGTGGTTGGCTTTGATGAAGCCGTACGTCGAAGCAATATGTACGCAGAGGCCGGGGCGGATATCGTTTTTCTGGAATCGCCGACCAGTGAAGACGAAATGCGGCAAATTCCGAGATTGGTGAATGCTCCGGTGATGGCCAACATGGTGGAGGCGGGAAAAAGCCCCCTTTTTACCAACCAGCAACTTGAAGAGATGGGGTACAGCCTGGTCATTTGGCCGGGATCATCTGCCTGGAGTACTGCAAAGGCTGTGAGCAAAACCATGCATGAGCTTCGAGAACGAGGGACGACCGAGGGGCTGGTGCAGGATGAAATGATATCCTGGGAGGGCTTCAATACATTGATGAAGGTCCCGGAATATCTGGAAACTTCAAAGAAATATCAAAGATAA